The following proteins come from a genomic window of Oxyura jamaicensis isolate SHBP4307 breed ruddy duck chromosome 12, BPBGC_Ojam_1.0, whole genome shotgun sequence:
- the KBTBD12 gene encoding kelch repeat and BTB domain-containing protein 12 produces MDRKTEEKRKQHHSLTLLEQVKRMKESTEIVDVVLVAEGEKFPCHKVVLAAFSPYFKAMFTCGLAECTQREVVLYDISAESVSVLLHYMYSADLHLTNQNVQTVALAAYFMQMEEVCSVCQKYMMDHMDASNCVGIYYFANHIGAEDLCDQAKKYLYQHFAEVSLQEEILEIEVQQLLSLIKSDDLNVSREESILDLVIRWVNHSRKSRVEYLIELLKQVRLVLVSPSFLMEARKRNTMILCNSECNDMFEEALKTIRLVSHPSLSLRYGMETTDLLLCIGNNSLGIRSRHGSYADASFCYAPATKKTYFISSPKYGEGLGSVCTGVVTENNDIIVAGEASAAKMSRQKNRNIEIYRYHQRGNQFWHSLCTAQLRELYALGTVHNDLYVIGGQMKMKNQYQVTNCVEKYSMEQGTWRSTAPLPVPLACHVVVTMKNKLYVLGGWTPQMDLPDDEPDRLSNRTFQYDPGQDKWTERAPMKYSKYRFSAAVVNSEIYVLGGIGCLGRDRGQTRNCLDAVEIYNPDGDFWRDGPPMPSPLLSLRTNSTCAGSVEGKLYLCGGFHGAARHEVITKEILELDTWENQWNVVAINVLMHDSYDVCLVARLNPRDLIPPPPDLVDQ; encoded by the exons ATGGATCGTAAGactgaggagaaaagaaagcagcaccATAGCTTGACTTTGTTGGAACAAGTAAAGAGAATGAAGGAATCAACTGAGATAGTTGATGTGGTGCTAGTTGCAGAAGGTGAGAAATTCCCCTGCCATAAGGTGGTACTGGCTGCCTTCAGTCCTTATTTCAAAGCCATGTTTACCTGTGGCTTGGCTGAGTGCACCCAAAGAGAAGTGGTGCTGTATGACATCTCTGCAGAGAGCGTGTCCGTACTACTGCACTACATGTACAGCGCGGATTTGCACCTCACTAACCAGAACGTGCAGACTGTTGCCCTGGCTGCGTATTTCATGCAGATGGAAGAGGTTTGCAGTGTGTGTCAGAAGTACATGATGGACCACATGGATGCTTCCAACTGCGTGGGCATCTACTACTTCGCAAATCACATTGGGGCGGAAGATTTATGTGATCAGGCGAAGAAATACCTGTATCAGCACTTTGCTGAGGTGAGCTTACAGGAAGAAATATTAGAGATTGAAGTCCAGCAGCTGTTGTCTCTCATAAAATCAGATGACCTGAACGTTTCCAGGGAGGAGAGCATTCTGGACCTTGTCATTAGATGGGTAAACCATAGCAGAAAGTCACGGGTAGAGTACCTAATTGAGCTCCTGAAGCAAGTGAGACTGGTGCTTGTCAGCCCATCCTTTCTCATGGAAGCCCGCAAAAGGAACACCATGATCCTGTGCAATTCGGAATGCAATGATATGTTTGAGGAAGCATTGAAAACCATCAGGCTAGTCAGCCATCCTTCTCTCAGCCTGCGATACGGCATGGAGACGACCGATCTCTTACTCTGCATCGGCAACAATTCCCTTGGCATTAGGTCAAGGCATGGGAGCTACGCAGATGCCAGTTTTTGTTATGCTCCTGCAACAAAAAAGACTTACTTCATTTCCTCTCCAAAGTACGGCGAGGGTTTAGGAAGTGTTTGCACTGGTGTTGTCACTGAGAATAATGATATTATTGTGGCAGGAGAGGCCAGCGCCGCCAAAATGTCTAGacaaaaaaacaggaacatCGAAATTTATAG ATACCACCAGCGAGGAAACCAGTTTTGGCACAGCCTGTGCACCGCTCAGCTCCGTGAACTCTACGCATTGGGTACTGTCCATAATGATCTCTATGTAATCGGAGggcaaatgaaaatgaaaaatcaatacCAGGTCACCAACTGTGTGGAGAAGTATTCCATGGAGCAAGGTACCTGGAGAAgcacagcacctctgccagtaCCATTAGCCTGCCATGTGGTAGTGACAATGAAGAATAAGCTGTACGTGCTGGGTGGCTGGACACCACAG ATGGATCTGCCTGACGATGAGCCGGATCGATTAAGTAACAGAACGTTTCAGTACGACCCAGGCCAAGACAAATGGACAGAGCGCGCACCAATGAAGTACTCCAAATACCGCTTCAGCGCTGCCGTGGTCAACAGTGAGATTTATGTCCTGG GAGGAATTGGATGCCTTGGTCGTGACAGGGGGCAGACACGGAACTGTCTTGATGCAGTGGAGATTTATAATCCTGATGGAGACTTCTGGAGGGATGGACCTCCTATgccttctcccctcctctccttaCGAACAAACTCCACCTGTGCAGGCTCAGTGGAAGGGAAGCTGTACCTCTGTGGAGGATTTCATGGAGCAG ctcgTCACGAAGTCATCACCAAGGAGATCCTTGAGCTCGACACATGGGAGAACCAGTGGAACGTGGTGGCCATCAATGTCCTCATGCACGACAGTTATGATGTCTGCCTTGTGGCGAGGCTGAACCCACGGGATCTtatccctcctccccctgatTTAGTGGACCAATAG